The Niastella koreensis GR20-10 genome includes a window with the following:
- a CDS encoding RHS repeat protein, whose amino-acid sequence MQTHSFFRIILLIGFICSVAVARAGDGGGGVVARAVLDGSKSQVHKDSAVTVEDSAFFNAAAIGVDTGYSVQNVITLKINEASNIYMRTAFTANVTLSIAYDNGTDTASVVKTFTVTYDTGQTYNARNNFVFYGGRKVTVKILNVDVQGATWDVASVLLVENQLTARPKYTFSCSNTVASINLPASVDPNADELPVSWTAVRGADQYDLEWAYIDISALGRYRKKDPPYAFDPALIFYNNATRVSTTGNSYNIPLMYDNNGTLFIRVRPVQLGKANSVLNATWSSDAATSVMGQFDFTGHERMLNWQSSISFAEEGKRKVVVQYFDGSLRSRQTVTKDNTNNKTIAAETFYDYQGRPAIQVMPAPSLQNVIQYTAGFNRSINNPEYYKSDYDSLYSPDMYCNAHGKEMVDSSGASLYYSANNPNKTIGMNQFIPNAEKYPYTETEYTPDNTGRISRQGGVGKDYQLGSGHETKYFYGSPDQGEIDALFGTDVGDHSHYFKNMVQDANGQFSISYVDMHGRTIATGLAGVAPTSLAPLASYDSANVTENLADSGTRFLENWSMVNQKSLLVSAAGNFAFNYKLDPASLIDKNCDNQNICYTCLYDLEITITDNCNNQLLPGGKPYDTVLHNFSLGAITPSCNPSPMNLAFNLPLAPGNYQITKRLTVSRDGFNYYRDSVYMPNNTCRSMQDFIDEQRSIIAQTTTDCEPDCAKCRASVGTLEQFKANFISQANIPADEVASYTDQINAAYQSAVDGCNSLCGDSASADNDIRNAMLQDMTPPYGQYADTTYAKRQDKFNIFWVDPEDSLSFIPAFQLDEVNYLDAAGQPDKVYNANSDMMVAPNTLSRVEYTQNFRTSWAEALLPYHPEYCKLQKLESLRPSNLWDRQMEAIDNYKDAVAGGYLNPTNIGAPYEYGPFVTGNRDPLLVLEPGLKGALEDKLKKYLVTNTGKTINIWAMANIVTKCDQANTGGCTDYYINKANDFDLNWCDGDLDMAWIAFRNLYLQVKQDIVNDLISKVTCTPVSPAYAKMPTRKELITAKYKPEFNDNIKTVLSETTPKLDYGSDASSVSQAKSDAQNQLNAQYDKNVDYLAGQWYTQLAPCYRNNGNDLNDVIIPLMKRLCRQACDQDHLFGASSLPGTAVLDGTSYHSFKDIIDGYNSTHGIASDSMECSADNITVPGPYDKQPVYFNKPVYDKPADCECELLNSLYIQYKNIKGLGRRYASFAAYLNKTRGVNMSDANLQILLNACNNTTVPGDAGNACTYLKEPILLDAGLQCNSTDVCTNCVVVNNLYQSYKQQYPNDTPRITELDDTIQVKKNIFFQNYMNNRLGFAKQAWEYLMFMQECSDSAQNINTIHYCTDERVGNLYFTEGNALGKLQDIQPTPDGGYILTGSVSVTGVSRDGILVKTDSLGRKQWAKYYGGLGSDSLVRVRRTSDNGYIAVGTTHSGRYSTGALWIMKVTSDGLTSWTKTIGFNTPFGEHGYDVIQTSDGGYAALGIYNQHAGHGEFLLARLQSNGNLNWVRRFGTSRLQNNSTVCIPNETDSISYNGVPSYGLLEQEDTLLVSGAAYDPNLGDRYFGVIHKVNKNNGNLMRSWHYADGADTTRSCWFRDIYATENGYMVMVNSAQQLGTVNAQVGVMNLTKNGDVVSYKRFNIPAGSNRMVTSSVFPVADGGYMVAQTGNNSTHITWQKVDASGALVWTNQTNLTGTQTVGRISQNSNGRFTMAGDNNQQMLVLALTPGASCYDQEISLGATDEIVSRVPWAIGVDESVSPMYTDTTLTGIAIDLRDSTLVCAGGGQCYDDYEGPTLCGRSEPAVPPLQVDYEGACSDSTFFAVSKGTELYKTYTDSLTGAFERNYTEKCLQAYRYESFTVTYTKREYHYTLYYYDQAGNLIRTVAPAGVHLADTVQVRLARAAGTALVPAHTMYTDYRYNTLNQVVAQHSPDGGTSNFWYDRLGRLSISQNAKQYDSTQYSYTKYDDIGRITEVGQLTSSTAMADATSRDKGSLDTWLANAAGTAEQITRTVYDLEYTPVRYYLMAHNLRNRVVRTCLYNTAANLSQDKATTSTYYSYDILGNVDTLLQDYQYGNMLLTSNRFKKIAYDFDLVSGKVNQVSYQAGQPDAFYHRYVYDAENRITNVLTSADSINWDNDAYYQYYDHGPLARAIIGEQQVQGINYAYNLQGWMKMINPDVNTDPAYTLKADGSTGSVVGKTAYNVMLNYFKGDYKAISGAASQDANVKLGTEYRPLYNGNISSMAVNIDALHNPLLYNYQYDQLNRLVAMDAWKKNSNDWSDISKLNGDFQERVSYDANGNILTYHRNGNTAGGKPLDMDKLTYSYKPNTNQLDNVYDTVPDGNYDADIDAQAAGNYEYDRIGNLVKDNKEGITKVNWTVYGKISRIVKGDSVDICYTYGPDGNRISKTVIKKNSTDTARTWYVRDATGNVMSVYESGKPAVHDGHLTQTEVHLYGSSRLGVLRRSVNVDTIPPTPDNSLPLLGTRLNVNFGRGDKLFELGNHLGNVLVTVNDKKLGVSSNNSTIDYFNPQVVTAQDYYPYGMVQPGRSVNVDGYRYGFNGQEKSDEVAQGSTTALFWEYDSRIGRRWNIDPKPNVGLSGYNTFGGNPIWFSDVNGDKTDTLGGIDPGSAEELKCTILETFKGPGKENLRGLFKLEGNDFATIDDRDFAKAIKNLSWDDQVIAYGYYSAINSKERHTVEVIDINQKYSAAYADYIKEGVNMEDSYKEVKGTGVDVDFAFGGGFNIPDTRQGHKDGDTYTLLVNNSAAKINDYQTTYIAGSAMTINPSLALLSVHEILGHVLGRAPNSPTWKTNDAVQMENAYNRSQNPSNSIIPWRNGAAHGGAVDYEKANDIPAHIKSGLFNLKVSQFRPR is encoded by the coding sequence ATGCAGACCCATTCCTTTTTCCGCATAATATTACTGATCGGCTTTATTTGTAGTGTGGCCGTGGCCCGTGCAGGCGACGGTGGCGGCGGCGTTGTAGCAAGGGCCGTGCTCGATGGCAGCAAAAGCCAGGTGCACAAGGATTCTGCGGTTACCGTAGAAGACTCGGCATTCTTCAATGCAGCAGCCATTGGGGTAGATACCGGCTATTCTGTACAGAACGTGATCACGCTGAAAATAAATGAAGCCTCCAATATATACATGCGTACGGCATTTACCGCCAATGTAACGTTATCGATAGCCTATGACAATGGCACCGATACCGCCTCGGTGGTAAAAACGTTTACCGTTACGTATGATACCGGGCAAACCTATAACGCCCGTAATAACTTCGTTTTTTACGGCGGCAGAAAAGTGACGGTAAAAATATTGAACGTGGATGTGCAGGGAGCAACCTGGGATGTGGCGTCTGTATTGCTGGTCGAAAACCAGCTGACTGCCCGGCCAAAATACACCTTCTCCTGTTCCAATACCGTGGCCAGTATCAACCTGCCGGCATCCGTTGATCCCAACGCAGATGAATTGCCGGTAAGCTGGACTGCAGTCCGGGGCGCCGATCAGTACGACCTGGAATGGGCGTACATTGACATATCTGCATTGGGCAGGTACAGGAAGAAAGATCCTCCATATGCCTTTGATCCGGCGTTGATCTTTTATAACAATGCCACCCGTGTAAGCACTACCGGCAACTCATACAACATTCCATTGATGTACGACAACAATGGTACCCTGTTCATCCGGGTGCGTCCGGTGCAACTGGGTAAAGCCAATTCGGTGCTGAATGCCACCTGGAGTTCAGATGCCGCGACTTCTGTAATGGGTCAGTTTGATTTTACCGGTCATGAACGGATGCTGAACTGGCAGTCGAGCATCAGCTTTGCAGAAGAAGGAAAAAGAAAAGTGGTAGTGCAGTATTTCGATGGCAGTCTGCGCAGCCGTCAAACAGTGACCAAAGACAATACCAATAATAAAACGATTGCGGCCGAAACTTTTTATGATTACCAGGGCCGGCCTGCCATCCAGGTAATGCCGGCGCCATCCTTACAAAATGTAATTCAGTATACCGCTGGTTTCAACAGAAGCATCAATAACCCTGAATATTATAAAAGCGATTACGATTCGCTGTACAGCCCCGACATGTATTGCAACGCCCATGGAAAGGAAATGGTGGACAGTTCGGGCGCCAGTTTATATTATTCAGCCAACAACCCCAATAAAACCATCGGGATGAACCAGTTCATTCCCAATGCTGAAAAATATCCGTATACGGAAACAGAATATACGCCCGATAATACCGGCCGCATCAGCCGCCAGGGTGGGGTAGGAAAAGACTACCAGTTAGGCAGCGGCCATGAAACAAAATATTTTTATGGGTCACCCGATCAGGGGGAGATCGATGCCTTGTTTGGCACCGATGTGGGCGATCATTCGCATTACTTCAAGAACATGGTGCAGGATGCCAACGGGCAGTTCAGCATCAGTTATGTAGATATGCATGGCCGTACCATTGCTACCGGACTGGCAGGGGTGGCGCCCACCAGCCTGGCGCCGCTGGCATCGTATGACAGCGCCAATGTTACCGAAAACCTGGCTGATTCGGGTACACGCTTCCTGGAGAACTGGAGCATGGTGAACCAGAAATCGTTACTTGTTTCAGCAGCCGGTAACTTTGCCTTCAACTACAAGCTCGATCCTGCTTCGCTCATAGACAAGAATTGCGACAACCAGAATATTTGTTATACCTGTTTGTACGACCTGGAGATAACCATTACCGATAATTGCAACAACCAGTTATTGCCGGGCGGAAAACCGTATGATACCGTATTGCACAATTTTTCATTGGGCGCCATTACGCCTTCGTGCAATCCGTCACCGATGAACCTGGCGTTCAACCTGCCGCTGGCGCCAGGAAATTACCAGATCACCAAACGGTTAACGGTAAGCCGCGATGGGTTTAATTATTACCGCGACAGTGTGTACATGCCTAATAATACCTGCCGCTCCATGCAGGATTTTATAGATGAACAACGCTCGATAATAGCCCAGACAACTACCGATTGCGAACCTGATTGCGCCAAATGCCGCGCCAGCGTGGGCACACTGGAGCAGTTCAAGGCTAATTTTATTTCCCAGGCAAACATCCCTGCCGATGAAGTGGCATCGTATACCGATCAGATAAACGCTGCCTACCAGAGTGCTGTTGATGGTTGTAATTCCCTGTGCGGCGACAGCGCATCGGCCGACAACGATATCCGCAACGCAATGTTGCAGGATATGACCCCGCCTTATGGGCAGTATGCAGATACCACCTATGCGAAAAGGCAGGATAAGTTTAATATTTTCTGGGTAGATCCCGAGGATTCGCTCAGCTTTATACCCGCATTCCAGTTGGATGAGGTGAATTACCTGGATGCTGCCGGTCAGCCCGATAAAGTGTACAATGCGAACAGCGATATGATGGTAGCGCCCAATACCCTTTCCCGCGTTGAGTATACTCAAAATTTCCGCACCAGCTGGGCTGAAGCATTATTACCTTATCACCCGGAGTATTGCAAGCTGCAGAAACTGGAAAGCTTAAGACCAAGTAATTTGTGGGACAGGCAAATGGAAGCGATAGATAATTATAAAGATGCAGTAGCGGGAGGGTACCTCAACCCCACCAACATTGGGGCTCCGTATGAGTACGGTCCTTTTGTTACCGGTAACCGGGATCCCTTGCTTGTTTTGGAACCTGGATTAAAAGGAGCCCTTGAAGATAAGCTGAAGAAATACCTGGTAACGAATACTGGCAAAACAATAAATATTTGGGCCATGGCCAATATCGTTACCAAGTGTGACCAGGCCAATACCGGCGGATGTACAGATTATTATATTAATAAAGCAAATGATTTCGACCTCAACTGGTGTGATGGCGACCTGGATATGGCGTGGATCGCATTCCGTAACCTGTATTTGCAGGTAAAACAGGATATCGTAAATGACCTGATAAGTAAAGTGACGTGTACGCCTGTTAGCCCGGCTTATGCCAAAATGCCTACCCGGAAAGAATTGATAACGGCCAAATACAAGCCTGAATTTAACGATAACATTAAAACCGTACTTTCAGAAACAACACCAAAGCTCGACTATGGCAGTGATGCCAGCAGTGTAAGCCAGGCTAAATCCGATGCGCAAAATCAGCTGAATGCACAATACGACAAGAATGTTGACTATCTCGCCGGGCAATGGTACACCCAGTTAGCCCCCTGTTATAGAAACAATGGGAACGACCTGAACGATGTGATTATACCATTGATGAAGAGATTGTGCCGTCAGGCCTGTGACCAGGACCATCTTTTCGGCGCCAGCAGTTTGCCTGGAACAGCTGTTTTGGATGGTACCAGCTATCATAGTTTCAAAGACATCATCGATGGTTACAATAGCACGCATGGTATTGCCAGCGACAGTATGGAATGTAGTGCCGACAATATCACCGTGCCCGGGCCCTACGACAAACAACCGGTATACTTTAACAAACCGGTTTATGACAAACCCGCCGATTGCGAGTGTGAGCTCCTGAATTCCTTATATATACAATACAAAAACATAAAAGGCCTGGGACGCAGATATGCCAGCTTTGCTGCATATCTGAATAAAACAAGGGGCGTGAACATGAGTGACGCCAATCTGCAAATATTGCTGAACGCCTGTAATAATACCACTGTGCCCGGTGATGCAGGTAATGCCTGTACTTACCTGAAGGAACCGATCCTGTTGGATGCGGGACTGCAATGTAATTCAACGGATGTATGTACCAACTGTGTAGTGGTGAACAACCTGTATCAAAGTTACAAACAGCAGTATCCAAACGATACGCCGCGTATAACAGAACTGGATGATACCATCCAGGTAAAAAAGAATATTTTCTTCCAGAACTATATGAACAACCGCCTGGGCTTTGCGAAACAGGCCTGGGAGTATCTCATGTTCATGCAGGAATGTTCCGACTCTGCTCAAAATATAAACACCATACATTATTGCACCGATGAACGGGTTGGTAACCTGTATTTCACCGAAGGCAATGCGCTGGGTAAACTGCAGGATATTCAACCGACACCTGATGGAGGCTATATTCTGACGGGCAGTGTAAGTGTTACTGGTGTTTCAAGGGACGGTATACTGGTGAAGACCGATAGCCTGGGCCGTAAGCAGTGGGCTAAATATTATGGTGGCCTGGGCAGCGATAGCCTGGTACGGGTTCGCCGCACTTCCGATAATGGCTACATCGCAGTAGGTACCACCCATTCGGGCCGCTATTCAACAGGCGCCCTATGGATCATGAAAGTGACCTCCGATGGTTTAACTTCCTGGACAAAAACGATCGGTTTCAATACGCCGTTTGGCGAACATGGTTATGATGTTATTCAAACCAGCGATGGCGGATATGCAGCGTTGGGTATTTATAACCAACATGCCGGGCATGGCGAATTTTTACTGGCCCGCCTGCAATCAAACGGTAACCTCAACTGGGTCCGCCGTTTTGGTACCAGCCGTTTGCAGAACAACAGCACCGTGTGTATCCCCAATGAAACCGATTCTATCAGTTATAATGGCGTTCCTTCATATGGATTGCTGGAGCAGGAAGATACGCTGCTGGTAAGCGGCGCCGCTTATGACCCTAACTTAGGCGACCGTTATTTTGGCGTGATCCATAAAGTGAATAAGAACAATGGTAACCTCATGCGTTCATGGCATTATGCCGATGGCGCAGATACCACCCGCAGCTGCTGGTTCAGGGATATTTATGCTACCGAGAACGGGTATATGGTGATGGTGAACAGTGCACAGCAACTGGGCACCGTAAATGCCCAGGTAGGCGTGATGAACCTGACAAAAAACGGGGACGTAGTATCCTACAAACGATTCAATATTCCCGCGGGCAGCAACAGAATGGTAACCTCATCCGTATTCCCGGTTGCAGATGGAGGCTATATGGTAGCGCAAACGGGTAATAACAGTACCCATATTACCTGGCAGAAGGTAGATGCATCCGGCGCATTGGTGTGGACGAACCAGACCAACCTCACTGGTACGCAAACCGTTGGCCGCATTTCGCAGAACAGCAATGGCCGGTTTACCATGGCCGGGGATAACAACCAGCAAATGTTAGTGCTGGCGCTGACCCCCGGAGCCAGCTGTTACGACCAGGAAATAAGCCTGGGCGCCACAGATGAAATCGTAAGCCGCGTACCCTGGGCTATAGGAGTAGATGAATCGGTATCGCCCATGTATACCGACACTACTTTAACTGGCATAGCTATCGATCTCAGGGACTCCACATTGGTTTGCGCCGGTGGCGGACAGTGTTACGACGATTACGAGGGACCCACCTTGTGTGGCAGATCGGAACCGGCAGTACCACCTTTGCAGGTTGACTATGAGGGCGCCTGTTCAGATAGTACCTTCTTTGCCGTAAGCAAGGGTACAGAGCTGTACAAGACATATACCGATTCATTGACCGGTGCGTTTGAAAGAAACTATACGGAGAAATGTTTACAGGCGTACCGCTATGAATCGTTTACGGTAACCTATACAAAAAGAGAATATCACTATACTTTATATTATTACGACCAGGCCGGCAACCTGATCCGTACCGTAGCGCCGGCCGGCGTACATCTCGCCGATACCGTGCAGGTACGACTGGCCCGGGCAGCAGGAACAGCATTAGTGCCGGCGCATACGATGTATACCGATTACCGGTACAATACCTTGAACCAGGTAGTGGCGCAGCATTCACCGGATGGCGGCACCAGCAACTTCTGGTACGACAGGCTGGGACGACTGAGCATTTCCCAGAATGCCAAACAATATGATAGCACGCAATACAGCTATACGAAGTACGACGACATCGGCCGGATTACAGAAGTAGGGCAGCTGACCAGCAGCACGGCCATGGCAGATGCCACCAGCAGGGACAAGGGTTCGCTGGATACCTGGCTGGCGAATGCAGCCGGTACGGCAGAACAGATCACCAGAACGGTGTATGACCTGGAGTACACGCCTGTACGGTATTACCTGATGGCGCATAATTTAAGAAACCGCGTAGTGCGTACCTGTTTATACAATACAGCAGCTAACCTCAGCCAGGATAAGGCTACCACTTCTACTTATTACAGTTATGATATTTTAGGTAATGTAGATACCCTGTTGCAGGATTACCAGTATGGTAACATGTTGCTGACAAGCAACCGCTTCAAGAAAATTGCCTATGACTTTGACCTGGTAAGCGGAAAAGTGAACCAGGTAAGCTATCAGGCAGGACAGCCGGATGCGTTCTATCACCGGTATGTGTATGATGCCGAGAACCGCATCACCAACGTGCTCACCAGTGCCGATAGCATTAACTGGGACAACGATGCGTATTACCAGTATTACGACCATGGACCACTGGCAAGAGCAATAATAGGCGAACAGCAGGTGCAGGGTATCAACTATGCCTATAACCTGCAGGGCTGGATGAAGATGATCAACCCGGATGTGAATACCGATCCTGCTTATACATTAAAAGCCGATGGCAGCACAGGTAGTGTGGTAGGTAAAACAGCGTACAATGTAATGCTGAATTATTTCAAAGGCGATTACAAGGCCATCAGCGGCGCGGCCTCGCAGGATGCTAATGTGAAGCTGGGTACTGAATACCGCCCATTGTACAATGGAAACATCAGCAGTATGGCGGTGAATATAGATGCATTGCACAATCCATTATTGTATAATTATCAATACGACCAGCTCAATCGCCTGGTGGCGATGGATGCCTGGAAAAAGAACAGCAATGACTGGAGTGATATTAGCAAACTGAATGGCGACTTCCAGGAAAGAGTGAGTTATGATGCCAATGGAAATATCCTGACCTACCACCGCAATGGTAATACAGCAGGTGGTAAGCCGTTGGATATGGATAAACTGACTTACAGCTACAAACCAAACACCAATCAGCTGGATAACGTATACGATACGGTACCCGACGGTAATTATGATGCGGATATCGATGCGCAGGCAGCAGGTAACTATGAATATGACCGCATTGGTAACCTGGTAAAAGACAATAAGGAAGGAATTACCAAAGTGAACTGGACGGTTTATGGAAAGATCAGCCGGATTGTAAAAGGAGATAGCGTAGATATTTGCTATACCTATGGCCCCGATGGAAACCGCATCAGTAAAACGGTGATAAAGAAGAATTCCACCGACACTGCCAGAACCTGGTATGTACGTGATGCCACTGGCAATGTGATGAGCGTATATGAATCAGGAAAACCTGCCGTGCATGACGGGCACCTGACACAAACCGAAGTGCATTTATATGGCAGCAGCCGGTTAGGGGTGTTGCGCCGTAGTGTGAATGTGGATACAATACCTCCAACTCCCGATAACAGCCTGCCATTGCTGGGTACAAGGTTAAATGTTAATTTTGGCAGGGGAGATAAGCTGTTTGAGTTAGGTAACCATTTAGGTAACGTGCTGGTGACGGTGAATGATAAAAAGTTGGGGGTTTCATCGAATAATAGCACCATCGACTACTTCAATCCACAGGTGGTTACTGCGCAGGATTACTATCCATACGGGATGGTGCAGCCGGGAAGGAGTGTGAATGTGGACGGGTATAGATATGGGTTTAATGGGCAGGAGAAGAGTGATGAAGTGGCTCAAGGGTCAACAACAGCATTATTCTGGGAGTATGATAGCAGGATTGGAAGACGATGGAATATAGATCCGAAACCGAATGTTGGTTTAAGTGGTTATAATACTTTTGGTGGAAATCCCATCTGGTTTAGTGATGTAAATGGAGATAAAACAGATACGTTGGGTGGCATTGATCCGGGAAGTGCTGAAGAATTAAAGTGTACAATTTTGGAAACTTTTAAAGGCCCTGGTAAGGAAAACTTAAGAGGTTTATTTAAGCTTGAAGGCAATGATTTTGCCACTATTGATGATAGAGATTTTGCGAAAGCCATTAAAAACTTAAGTTGGGATGATCAGGTAATTGCATATGGGTATTATAGTGCAATAAATTCCAAAGAACGTCATACCGTTGAAGTAATTGATATAAATCAAAAATACAGCGCCGCTTATGCGGATTATATTAAAGAAGGGGTTAATATGGAAGATTCGTATAAGGAAGTTAAAGGAACTGGTGTAGATGTTGATTTTGCGTTTGGAGGAGGATTTAATATTCCAGATACCAGGCAAGGCCATAAAGATGGGGATACTTATACTCTTTTAGTTAATAACTCGGCGGCCAAAATAAATGATTATCAAACAACCTATATAGCCGGAAGCGCAATGACTATAAATCCTTCTTTAGCACTATTGTCTGTTCATGAAATATTAGGACACGTGTTAGGGCGGGCTCCAAATTCTCCAACTTGGAAAACTAATGATGCTGTTCAAATGGAAAACGCGTACAATAGATCACAAAATCCCTCTAATTCAATAATACCATGGAGAAATGGAGCGGCTCATGGGGGGGCAGTAGATTATGAAAAGGCCAATGACATACCTGCTCATATTAAATCAGGATTATTTAATTTAAAGGTCAGTCAGTTTCGGCCAAGGTAA